The following are encoded in a window of Pieris napi chromosome 23, ilPieNapi1.2, whole genome shotgun sequence genomic DNA:
- the LOC125061641 gene encoding proton channel OtopLc-like isoform X2: protein MPEIELHNQPMKSPDKLNKLSVVIRDDYSIPPATPASERNSQSPYIYNNRNGDIKSLSNYRLQVSDVRGGNTPRKRSVVTMDAQSIRSMETQAPPPTSPEENARLSTKYLALILSSMYAILLVTLGLLIYPSEPFVELYSPSLIYSICLLAIGFIFQSYLLLDIARYKTVAMKNQKIKGMHLDKFAEFFRKQEEDFANDGDRTPELSRNSAIPSPVLIPLTHDYCFSHGRHSGSFYLKLGAAGFALGHLVHSVLLIAVQVGYLLDETISNDECVNVLQVVFDVVQPLYCFIQLYFIFKYCNVLILRGQKLAYFGFMHMIGSSLCFWIFNIVRETVLALTIYASQKYGNNTIDNTEDVIIHLDISGLYNENCTGSPLMTTIISNVSPYLYPFGVEFNILIVAVYYIIWSNIGNCENIDASEGSSTYDDTQTVCKIPTAHEDNDYTSNIVIYADCHASNKGLFLGLILTVIVVGNLILGFVLGNLGADYAVVGYTINNCVKLGMHTIMLLAVVIAFNQMRKLHINEHPISLLDDILLFVCLPAFFIETSLSMIATVNILNIIRSVDFMMMVIQVILQTALLVDGLRRCSNTRKLRRSKPGREILMFLLIGNVAMWMIYTFSYKSPDSLDERYKFFGKELWSILGHISLPLIMFYRFHSSVCFSDIWDAAYKPGSEH from the exons gtAATTATCGTCTTCAAGTAAGCGATGTGAGAGGTGGAAATACGCCTCGTAAACGTTCAGTTGTCACCATGGATGCCCAATCTATACGGTCCATGGAAACGCAGGCGCCACCACCGACCAGCCCCGAAGAAAATGCCAGGCTTTCAAC AAAATATCTAGCACTTATACTAAGTTCTATGTATGCAATATTATTAGTGACGCTCGGTTTACTAATTTATCCATCAGAGCCTTTTGTGGAATTATATTCGCCATCATTG ATTTACTCCATCTGTCTGTTAGCTATTGGATTTATATTccaatcatatttattattggatATTGCAAGATACAAAACGGTTGCGATGAAAAATCAGAAGATTAAAGGAATGCATTTGGACAAGTTTGCAGAGTTTTTCAGGAAACAGGAG GAAGATTTTGCCAACGATGGTGATAGGACTCCGGAGTTAAGTCGGAATAGCGCCATACCTTCTCCAGTACTCATACCATTGACACACGATTATTGCTTCAGCCATGGAAGACATTCTGGAAGCTTCTATTTGAAACTGGGAGCTGCAG GTTTTGCATTAGGTCATCTAGTGCATTCCGTACTGCTCATTGCAGTACAAGTAGGATATCTACTGGACGAAACAATATCGAACGATGAATGCGTCAACGTACTCCAAGTTGTGTTTGACGTCGTGCAGCCATTGTACTGTTTTATACAACTGTATTTCATCTTTAAGTACTGCAATGTTCTTATATTGAGAGGACAG AAACTGGCATATTTCGGGTTCATGCACATGATTGGAAGTAGTTTATGTTTCTGGATATTTAACATTGTACGTGAAACCGTTTTAGCTTTGACGATTTATGCTAGTCAAAAGTATGGAAATAACACAATAGACAACACTGAAG ATGTTATTATCCACCTTGACATAAGCGGTCTGTACAATGAAAATTGCACCGGCTCTCCACTTATGACCACTATTATCTCCAACGTATCCCCGTATTTATATCCATTTGGAGttgaattcaatattttaattg ttgccgtttattatataatatggaGCAATATTGGAAATTGTGAAAACATCGACGCATCTGAAGGAAGTTCCACTTACGATGATACTCAAACTGTTTGCAA aatACCAACAGCGCACGAAGATAATGACTACACAAGCAACATTGTGATATACGCGGACTGTCATGCGTCGAACAAGGGACTGTTTTTGGGCCTAATTCTTACAGTTATCGTTGTTGGCAACTTGATTCTGGGCTTTGTTTTGGGAAACCTTGGAGC cGACTACGCTGTGGTCGGATACACAATTAACAACTGTGTTAAACTTGGTATGCACACCATCATGCTGCTAGCGGTGGTCATAGCATTTAACCAGATGAGGAAACTTCACATAAACGAACATCCCATCTCTCTGCTGGACGATATTCTTCTATTCGTCTGTTTACCAGCGTTTTTCATAGAGACGAGCCTGTCTATGATAGCGACTGTTAATATTCTCAATATTATACGGAGTGTGGATTTCATGATGATG GTAATCCAAGTGATCCTTCAAACCGCCTTATTGGTCGACGGATTGCGGCGCTGCAGTAACACGCGAAAACTGAGAAGATCGAAGCCAGGCAGGGAAATTCTCATGTTCCTATTAATCGGTAATGTCGCCATGTGGATgatttatacattttcatataaatcacCTGATTCTTTGGATGAGCGGTACAAGTTTTTCGGGAAGGAGTTGTGGAGTATTTTGGGGCACATTTCTCTTCCCCTTATTATGTTCTATAGGTTCCATTCTAGCGTTTGCTTCTCTGATATCTGGGATGCAGCGTATAAGCCCGGGTCAGAGCATTAA